tctgttaactctgcttttgactttaaaccctgctgtgccaaatcatctttaaccatccctaactaatttacaacccttcagcagcccttgctgaagcagcaccaaacttgaaagattcctggcagcttcccataatgctgcccttacttcaaacctctcacaagtTGACTGAAGAGCCTCCTTTCCCcggaaggcattcagtccccatgggcagggaccttcttccactaccgtataccaaggagggtgggctcctcagccaccccccatccctctgggtcccctaacacttcctccatttccttgttaatctcatcccaggttgacccctgcacgtggtatgggccctggttcttccttatccatttatccaaaaaatcctttaccctggcttgacAGAACTGGCAACTACTATCACGAGAGTTCGcaataccccctccaagcagctgcgcagactgttggggagggggacttacaggctgccactcacctatccaatacAATGCATCCGAGTCAccagcaccaagatgttagggggcttattccttcacccacttacttccctggtccttctcgcatgacaagagagcaacaatacccgaaggccaaaggtgcaaacaattcaatgtttattggggtgaacttccagcaagcatgattccaatttccttccttagtatcctccttcccagctctgacaccacagagccttacacctgtgtccctgttcccattcctgcccttagccaaacatgattccaatttccccattccctgttcccatttcccctcctcacacccacccactcactccctGATTGACTTCAGGctatacagtagaacttcagttctgcttagctataccttaaccaatcattttcctgaaatttaactaaccaatcctaacatattgtaacatgattatgtaaccaattatgtcccaccaccttaattagtttacacccagcaaaattcattgtacagcagacaggaacaatcacagaaccagacagagattatacagacaaacaatagcaaagtgggaactataatgacaaaacaatacagaagtgaggatttcacatcccagctattgataagtgagttcttgccagacaagaTGCTATCAACCTacgtttccttttacatcttctaggcacttccctttctctggaggtgataagcattatcaggacaggattgtattcctaacagcccaatagcaccttctttcaatggtGCTAGTTTGCAATGGGAGGATGTGatcagtcgcttcccagcttatggctgcctctgttgcttagccaaaggccttagtttaagaacagggcctcagactgtcacagtaagagaaggcccttacaccggcacacagtgattttgattctttcttttatacctctagaactagccaagtgataagaatacacctaaattcttagagtacagacctttacagacaggcctgaatatctatatcctaacagcacacttcccattcccctccctctgCTATGGCCCCCTCCCTTCCACGGTCTCCCCACACCACTGTTCCCTGCCTTCCATGGGGCTGTGTAATGGTCCTCACTCAAGATCTGGTTGGGGAGCATGGCTTAGTGGTCAGAGTCACAACCCCTGACTGCCATGGGCTTGAGGGACGGGGAGCCCAGGTCCTCCCACTCTaccaggctctgacccagggccctttgggctACCAGTAGGCTGGCAACCAAAGctgtcctccctgggcctcttcctcccCTCATCCCTCTGGGTCAGTTTAGTTCACAATAAACAAGAGGGGGTTACCAATGTCCAAAGGATTCGTCCCTCTCTGGGTGGGTCCTCCTTTCCGGGCAGCTATCACAGCCTTCAGGCTTCCCACTGCACTatgcaggttttctcacctctCGCTCTACAACCCAAAGGAGCGAATTCCCTGTCTcttaattcctccagcagatggagcatttgctgcaggtggggcagggcagagctggctgagcccaaaataatcccttaacCTCTTGTTGCATAGCGCGGCAACCCCATCACAGGCTGGCTGGGAAGTCAGCTCCAATCCAACCCAGCAGCAAAATCTGTGTCTGGGGCCTTGGGGCTTTCCTCTCTGCCTCTGTGTCCTGTCCTGTTACCagagtaacaggtttcagagctaAGATGCATAGggcacttcccccaccccttcagagAGTGTTCGGCTCAGGCTCTTTGTAGACTCAGGCAGCATTGCTGCACTGATTACAatcagggcagttcacacccCTCTGAGCAAtaggctcaggctctctgcagactcaggcagcattGGTTCCATTTGGGAAAGTTCCCACCTCTGAGTGATGAGTTCAGCTCACAGCCAAGAGACATTTTGAAACGTTTCTTTGCAACCTTGAGCGttagaggttttgtttttaatgaaaacggGGATTCTAATAAAAACTTGCAACTCCAGAAGCCAGGGCCCTGAGAATGGAACTAAACCCAGCCCCAATTCATTATCCAAACCTCTAAGGCCTCCCCAATAACCACACTCACCCCCAACACAACCCTTCCTTTCAATACCTCCATAACGACAACACTGACTTCCAAACTGTCACCTGTGAAGGTTGTCTTTATTACATGCAGCCTGGTAGAACACAGAGGTTGTGATCAGTGTCTCTTGTTGGTCAAGGAGTACTGACCGTGGAGGAAGTCCCTACCTCAAAGACTTTACAGTCTGTTCAGCGGATACAGAGCTGAGATTCTCCCTGGAGCCCCAGGGCTTTGGAAACGCGATCCACATTACAATGTGTGGGGATCAGACATCGAAAGGTGCCTagattcatagagtccaaggccagaagggacccttgtgatcatctagtccagtggtttttaaactttttttctggccacccagttgaaaaaaattgttgatgcccactggagctggggatgaggggtttgggtgtgggaggggctcagggctgggggttgaggtgcaggggtgagggctgtggggtgggcccagaatgaggggttcagggtatagtagggggctctgggctggggcagggggttagggtgcaggatgggagcagggctctgggctgggggtgcaggttctagggtggtgccagggatgagggttttggggtgcaggaggaagctccaggtttgggggagggctcaggctagggcaggggattggggcacaggcttacctcggaTGGCTCCTGGTTAGCAGCGGAGCGGGGGTGCCAAGGCagacttcctgcctgtcctggcacagCGCCGTGCCCTGGTAGCGGCCAGCAGCagatctggctcctaggtggaggcacgcaAGAAGTTCTGCGTGGCTGtcacccgcaggcaccgccccccgctcccattggctgagaaccagccaatgggagtgcggagctggtgctcggggcagcgcacggagccccatggccccccgacctaggagctggacctgctgctggccatttCCGGGGCACAGTGCGGTGTCGGAGCAGATAGGatctagcctgccttagccgggcagcaccgccgatgggACTATTAACGGCACGGTCGGCGGTGCTGATTAGAGCCGTCACGACCCAGCGTCTGACattccgcgacccagtactgggtcacaacaaacagcttgaaaaccactgatctagtctgacctcctgtatagcacaggccagagaactccctccaaataattcctagagcagagcttgtaggaaagcctccactcctgatttaaaaattgccagggatggacaatccaccatgacccatggtaaattgttccattggttaattactctgttaaaaatgtatgccttattgcCACCTTTTCTGCCTAAGGGATGGGGCGATCCAATccccattaaaattaataaagGGGGCATCTGAACCCCGTGGTTATCTCtgaacacccccccccgcccccgtgcaTCAAAAAGGCAATATGAGTTTGGCTAGAAATCAAGGGATTAAATCCAAGGGGTTATTTGAAATAAGTGAGGTCCCTAAAACTGTTTAGCTCACCTTAGCTGTACCCCTGCACAGGAGGGAGCATGTACGAAGGGAGACACATGTATGGGTTTTATGGGGCGCTATAAGGGATGAACCTTGGCTAATACACACCCCAGGGCTGGGACGTGTAGGGGGAGGCATGCATGGCATTCTATGCTATATGGGTTCTCCGGTGCGTAATAAGGTGCGAGCTCCGAACAAAGCTCTTCCCACACTGGGGGCATTTGAAGGGTCTCTCCCCAGTGTGGATCTGCAGGTGGCTGGCCAGCGTGGATGCCTGAGTGAAGCATTTCCCGCAGATGGGACATTTGTATggtttctcccctgtgtgaaCCGACTGGTGCCGGATCAGCTGGGAGCTGCGGACAAAACCCCTCCCGCAGGGGCACCTGTAGGGCCGCTCCCccgtgtgggtgcgctggtgctGCAGGAGGTGGCAGCTCTGAGCAAAGCCCTTCCCGCACTCGGGGCATTTGTAGGGCCGCTCCCccgtgtgggtgcgctggtgccGGTTCAGGTTGCGGATCTCGCTGAAGCCCTTCCCGCACTcagggcatttatagggtctctctcccgtgtgggtcCGGCAGTGCAGGGTGAGCTGGGAGCGCCGCAGGAAGCCCCTCCCGCAGTCGGGGCACTGGTAGGGGCGCTCCCCCGTGTGGGTTTGCTGGTGGCAGATCAGGTGGGAGCTCAGGCCAAAACTCTTCCCGCACACACCGCAGCTGAAAGGGCGCTCCCCGGTGTGAGTCCGctggtgctggatcaggcccGAGCTCTCGACGAAGCCCTTCCCACAGTCAGGGCACTGGTAGGGGCGCTCCCCGGTGTGGGATCTCCGGTGTCGGAGGAGCCGGGAGCTCCAAggaaagcttttcccacactcggggCACGTATTCGCTCTCTCCCTGGCCTGGGTTCCCCGAGACACCATGTCATATTCAGCTTCGACACCAGCTCTGgattgactcagtttccctgccgGGGGGGCAGAATGGCAATGGAGAGCCTCATCAGTATCCTCCGGCTTGGGGCTCTGGGAGGTCCTGGGCAGCTCCGCTCCCACAGTCCCTTCCCGCTGGGGGATCTCCTCAAAGTTCCCACTCGCCATCCCggcacctgctgggagagagagagagaatccaggtgGGGCTCGGTCCCTGCGCCGGGGTGAAGGGGGGGGCAGCAAAGGGGTTTGTCGCTGAGCGGAAAACCTGATGGGCAGGACGTGAAtcccccaaacccttccctgAGGGCAGAGGGGGGCCGGGGCTGCCCCAACAGCCCAGCTGAGCCCCCAgggaaaggctgggggaggggagggctcctgccggGGGGATCCGGGAGTGACACCTGCCGTGAGGACAGGGACCTGCTGGGGACGATACTGGGAGGAGACAGAACTGGGGGCTCCCGGCGGCTTTGCTGGGGTCCCAGCTGGTCCCTTCCCTCCCGGACGGTCTCCGAGCCGGTGTCGCTCATCCCTCACCTGGGTGGGCGCCTCTCGGGCTCTCCCCGTCCTCGGAGCCCGGGAGATCCTGGTAATTCTCCTGCGGCGCGTCCCGCAGCGCTGCCTCTGCCCGTCCGCCGGGAGCCCCCGCCCCGCGGGAGCCTCCTCCAGCCCCGCCGGGAGCCACCGGGGCGGGCACCCCGCGCCGCACCTGCCCCTGGGGCCAGCGTCCCCCGCACTCGGGCTGGGGCGGGAGCGACTTTCGGACGGGGCGGGGGCGGCTTTCAGCGCGGCCCACTTGGCCAAGGTCTCTGGGAAATGGAGTCTCCCTTGGCCATGCCCCGGGGGGGCTGGTTGTGTGGGGCGGGCTGGAGGtttccgccccagccccgccccctgttGAATATTCATGAAGGGGCGGGGAGCCGGCGCCTTTGTTCAAGGCTGTCCCTGTTGCCGAGAGATCCGCTCTGGCTGAAGCGGGAATTCATTCCGGGCAGGGCTCGGACCCGTGTTCCAGGGGAGGTCAGACACGAGGATCCCAGCGGTGCTTTGTGGCTTGAAGAGCTACGAATCTCCCCGTGGCCTGGCAGGCGCAGGGAGgcccgggggcagggctggggcaggagaaggaTGAGCCGGCAGGACAGACGGTCCTCTGGAGTGAGGCtggagagccaggggctggttaGCCCagagagggggggagggagaggggaccgGAGCGAGGAGCGAGGTGGAGACAGGAGCTTAGGATCTTCTGTgccacaaaacccacagggggcGTTCAGTGGACTTGAAAGGCAACAGATTACAGAGGAAGAACTTTAGGGCAGCAGTCCCAGCCACGAGCCAGGCCTGCCCAAGGCAGACCCAAGGCGGGAGAGGGAAAGAGGCTCAGAGAagggaatggtttcagagtggcagccgtgttcgtctgtattcgcagaaagaaaaggaggacttttggcaccagagagtctaaccaatttatttgagcataaactttcgtaagctacagctcacttcatcggatgcattctgtggaaaatgcagtgaggagattgatatacacacagaacatgaaacaatgggtgtttttcatgcacactgtaaggagagtgatcacttaagatgagctattaccagcaggagagcgcgggggtggggtggggagggctaaagaaaaccttttgtagtgataatcaaggtgggccctttccagcagttaagaagaatgtctgaggaacagtggggagtgggggtgggggaggggagataaacatagggaaatagttttgccttgtgtaatgactcatccactcccagtctctattcaagcctaaaataattgtatccagtttgcaaattaattccaattcagcagcctctcgttggagtctgtttttgaaggctttttgttgtaatattgcaacttttaggacagagatcgagtgaccagagagattgaagtgttctccgactggtttatgaatgttataattcttgacgtctgatttgtgtccatttatttttttacgtagagactgtccagtttgaccaatggacatggcagaggggcattgctggcacatgatggcatatatcacattggtagatgtgcaggtgaatgagcctctgataacGTGGCTGattggattaggccctatgatggtgtcccctgaatagatacgtgtgcacagttggcaacgggctttgttgccaggataggttcctgggttagtggttctgtggtgtggtgtgtggttgctggtgagtatttgcttcaggttggggggctggctgtaggcaaggactggcctgtctcccaagatctgtgagagtgatgggtcgtccttcaggataggttgtagatccttgaggatgcgttggaggggttttgttGAGGGCTGGTTGGcttgtggcattctgttattttccttgttgggcctgtcctgtagtaggtgatttctgggtactcttctggctctgtcaatgtgtttcttcacttcagcaggtgggtattgtagttgtaagaatgcttgatagagatcttgtatgtgtttgtctctgtctgaggggttggagcaaatgcggttgtatcgtagaggttggctgtagacaatggatcgtgtggtgtggtcagggtgaaagctggaggcatgtaggtaggaatagcggtcagtaggtttccggtatagggtggtgtttatgtgaccatcgcttattagcaccgtagtgtccaggaagtggatctcttgtgtggactggtccaggctgaggttgatggtgggatggaaattgttgaaatcatggtggaattcctcaagggcttcttttccatgggtccagatgatgaagatgtcatcaatagagcgcaagtagagtaggggcattaggggacgagagctgagaaaccgttgttctaagtcagccataaaaatgctatcgtgtcatgtgccagcaatgcccctctgccatgtacattggtcaaactggacagtctctacgtaaaagaataaatggacacaaatcagatgtcaagaattataacattcaaaaaccagtcggagaacacttcaatctctctggtcactcgatctctgacctaaaagtcgcaatattacaacaaaaaggcttcaaaaacagactccaacgagagactgctgaattggaattaatttgcaaactggataccattattttaggcttgaagagagactgggagcggatgagtcattacacaaagtaaatgtatttccccatgtttaatccccccccccccccccgtggaactgttcctcagacattcttaactgctggaaagggcccaccttgattatcactacaaaaggttttctttaacccccccgcacccctccccgctatcctgctggtaatagcttatctgaagtgatcactctccttacagtatgcatgataaacacccattttttcatgttctgtgtgtatataaatctcctcactgcattttccactgaatgcatccaataaagtgagctgtagctcaggaaagcttctgctcaaataaattggttagtctctcaggtgccacaagtactctttttctttttagagaaggGAATGACTCCTTCAAGGTCCAGGAATACCTAGTCCAATGCTAGTACCTTCTCCACCAAAAGATTGCACACGTCTGTTTCTCTAGTAGTCCCTACTCAGTGCACACACCAGGGGCTCACGCTTTCCTTCCATTCAAGTTCCGTGTGCCACCATCCCaacccctctatttcagggactccctc
The nucleotide sequence above comes from Caretta caretta isolate rCarCar2 chromosome 6, rCarCar1.hap1, whole genome shotgun sequence. Encoded proteins:
- the LOC125638546 gene encoding uncharacterized protein LOC125638546 translates to MLHLLEELRDREFAPLGCRARGEKTCRVGSLKAVIAAQKGGPTQRGTYPLDIAGAGMASGNFEEIPQREGTVGAELPRTSQSPKPEDTDEALHCHSAPPAGKLSQSRAGVEAEYDMVSRGTQARERANTCPECGKSFPWSSRLLRHRRSHTGERPYQCPDCGKGFVESSGLIQHQRTHTGERPFSCGVCGKSFGLSSHLICHQQTHTGERPYQCPDCGRGFLRRSQLTLHCRTHTGERPYKCPECGKGFSEIRNLNRHQRTHTGERPYKCPECGKGFAQSCHLLQHQRTHTGERPYRCPCGRGFVRSSQLIRHQSVHTGEKPYKCPICGKCFTQASTLASHLQIHTGERPFKCPQCGKSFVRSSHLITHRRTHTGERPYSCAQCGRGFSQRSSLIRHRRTHTGERPYRCPDCGKAFALSASLLAHQRTHTGERPYGCAQCGRGFSQRSALVTHQRTHTGERPYQCPDCGKSFAIRSHCTAHQRTHGDPGGEPPYRCPQCGEGFRLRTRFLHHRRSHAGGKPHRCPDCGKGFSRNFLLKTHRRIHTGERPYPCPDCGRRFRQSSHLTHHRATHTGERPYRCSRCGDAFPCSSELYLHYRTHTGERPYQCHDCGRSYTTNGSLRRHRASHGLG